The proteins below come from a single Elgaria multicarinata webbii isolate HBS135686 ecotype San Diego chromosome 11, rElgMul1.1.pri, whole genome shotgun sequence genomic window:
- the PRSS27 gene encoding serine protease 27 yields the protein MWLNGRIYTYSPSQWKRADCVQENQATRVCGQPPVSLNRIVKGKDAEPGEFPWQISLQLNQRHVCGGSLISEDWVITAAHCFYQFMDLSQYQVLLGVTQLSNPGPLACCLGVKKVIVNPTYEGQTSSGDIALVQLSRRVHYSDLILPICLPDASVKFPPGKVCWVTGWGNLHHSVNLPSPQTLQKVKVPIIDTKTCSKLYRTNMGDGLDPQAIKDDMVCAGYAEGRKDACKGDSGGPMVCLVGRSWVLAGIVSWGEGCAIENRPGVYSRLTYYESWIHSCIPDIQFIKDPSVHESWEC from the exons ATGTGGCTGAATGGAAGAATCTACACCTATAGCCCTTCACAATGGAAGAGGGCTGATT GTGTGCAAGAGAACCAGGCAACAAGAG TCTGTGGACAGCCCCCTGTCAGCCTCAACCGAATTGTGAAGGGAAAAGATGCAGAGCCTGGAGAATTCCCTTGGCAGATCAGCTTGCAGCTGAACCAAAGGCATGTGTGTGGAGGGTCTCTCATCTCAGAGGACTGGGTGATAACTGCAGCACACTGCTTCTATCA GTTCATGGATCTCTCCCAGTACCAGGTCCTCCTGGGGGTCACCCAGCTGTCCAATCCTGGCCCACTGGCATGTTGCCTGGGAGTTAAGAAGGTCATTGTCAACCCCACCTATGAGGGCCAGACCAGCAGTGGGGACATTGCTCTGGTGCAGCTGTCCAGGAGGGTCCATTATTCTGACCTGATCCTGCCCATTTGTCTGCCTGATGCCTCTGTGAAGTTCCCACCGGGGAAGGTGTGCTGGGTCACTGGCTGGGGGAACTTGCATCATTCAG TCAACCTTCCCTCCCCACAAACCCTCCAGAAGGTGAAGGTGCCCATCATTGACACAAAGACATGCAGTAAGCTCTACCGCACCAACATGGGTGATGGATTGGACCCACAGGCGATCAAGGACGATATGGTCTGTGCTGGCTACGCAGAGGGCAGGAAGGATGCCTGCAAG GGCGATTCTGGAGGTCCCATGGTGTGTCTGGTTGGACGTTCATGGGTCTTGGCTGGCATCGTCAGCTGGGGTGAAGGATGTGCCATTGAGAACCGGCCTGGAGTCTATAGCCGACTCACATACTACGAAAGCTGGATCCACAGCTGTATCCCAGATATCCAATTTATCAAAGATCCAAGTGTCCATGAATCATGGGAATGCTGA